The proteins below are encoded in one region of Halocatena salina:
- a CDS encoding lysylphosphatidylglycerol synthase transmembrane domain-containing protein, whose translation MNRIVRFWADIVSDHGVWLTALGSLVVFFVLFLFGDANAVVMALLDVDLSAVSGMLGLVVVGYGVRFLKWEYYLRTLGIEISIRDSALVFFSGLMLVVTPGKVGELWKAWFLRDLKGVSVGRTVPAVGAERITDLLALSSFAALAVLLYQRSVVVLVGIVVVVLGGLLLLQWRWLCLKALSWCQRLPVVGSYVTELTTLYERTYALFRPRPLGIAMGLSLLAWGLEGLAFWVLLEGFGVSADPILGLSVFGLGSIVGAVSFLPGGVGATETSMVGTLIAVGYDRPVAVGSTVLVRVGTLWFGAFVGGIVFTTYRLWTERRTDTDPKPSPNPNTTHPDDPSDRNE comes from the coding sequence ATGAACCGGATCGTTCGCTTCTGGGCAGACATCGTCTCCGATCATGGGGTGTGGCTGACGGCACTCGGGTCACTCGTGGTGTTTTTCGTGTTGTTCCTGTTCGGGGATGCGAACGCAGTCGTGATGGCGCTTCTCGACGTAGATCTGAGTGCCGTGAGTGGGATGCTCGGTCTCGTGGTCGTGGGCTACGGCGTTCGGTTTCTGAAATGGGAGTACTACCTCCGCACCCTCGGGATCGAAATCTCGATCCGTGACAGCGCACTCGTGTTCTTCAGCGGATTGATGCTCGTCGTCACGCCCGGAAAGGTAGGCGAACTGTGGAAAGCGTGGTTCCTCAGAGACCTCAAAGGAGTATCCGTAGGGCGGACTGTGCCAGCGGTCGGGGCAGAACGGATCACGGATCTCCTCGCTCTGAGTAGCTTTGCTGCACTGGCCGTCCTGTTGTACCAGCGGTCGGTCGTCGTACTGGTCGGAATCGTCGTCGTCGTTCTCGGGGGACTGTTACTCCTCCAATGGCGGTGGCTCTGTCTGAAAGCGCTCTCGTGGTGTCAACGACTACCGGTAGTCGGCTCGTACGTGACGGAGCTGACGACGCTGTACGAGCGGACGTACGCGTTGTTCCGTCCGCGGCCACTGGGGATTGCGATGGGGCTGAGTCTGCTGGCGTGGGGACTCGAAGGGCTGGCATTCTGGGTCCTTCTCGAGGGGTTCGGTGTCAGCGCCGATCCGATACTCGGACTGTCTGTTTTCGGTCTCGGGTCGATCGTGGGAGCGGTGAGTTTCCTCCCCGGTGGGGTCGGAGCCACCGAAACCAGTATGGTTGGAACCCTCATCGCCGTCGGTTACGATCGACCGGTCGCCGTCGGATCGACGGTCCTCGTACGCGTCGGAACACTGTGGTTTGGTGCGTTCGTCGGGGGGATCGTCTTCACCACGTATCGACTGTGGACCGAGCGACGCACAGACACCGATCCCAAACCGAGTCCGAATCCGAACACCACCCACCCGGACGATCCCTCCGACCGAAACGAGTAA
- a CDS encoding PHP domain-containing protein, which yields MRKYDLQVHTDASPCSNATPQAVVEAAVDRGLDGIAVTNHDTLAGVDAVRTAAPLELTVIPGVEVTTSQGHLLALGVETPPAPDDPLSVIEHVHEQGGVAILSHPFDRLREEYTTDLDAIADAVDAVEVSNSRCLLSRDNDRAQTFAQTHGLPATGGSDAHFPMEIGRAHTVIDGNRPLLDVLRDGSTTALSSRGHGGYVSGHIATKLHQLRVSVDRTIGFAAHREHER from the coding sequence ATGCGCAAATACGATCTGCAGGTACACACGGATGCCTCTCCCTGTTCGAACGCGACACCCCAAGCCGTGGTCGAGGCGGCTGTCGACCGCGGACTCGATGGGATCGCCGTGACGAACCACGACACGCTCGCAGGTGTCGACGCCGTTCGTACAGCAGCACCCCTGGAACTGACGGTGATCCCCGGTGTCGAGGTGACGACAAGCCAAGGCCATCTCCTCGCGTTAGGGGTGGAGACCCCGCCAGCCCCAGACGATCCACTCTCCGTCATCGAGCACGTTCACGAACAGGGCGGCGTGGCGATCCTCTCACACCCCTTCGATCGACTGCGAGAAGAGTACACCACCGATCTCGACGCCATCGCTGACGCCGTCGATGCGGTCGAAGTCAGTAACTCCCGCTGTCTCCTCTCGCGGGATAACGATCGGGCACAGACGTTCGCCCAGACCCACGGACTGCCGGCGACCGGCGGAAGCGACGCCCACTTTCCAATGGAGATCGGTCGGGCACACACCGTAATCGACGGCAACCGACCGCTCCTCGACGTGCTCAGAGACGGTTCCACGACGGCCCTTTCATCCCGTGGCCACGGCGGATACGTTTCGGGACATATCGCAACGAAGCTACATCAGCTGCGGGTCTCGGTGGATCGAACGATCGGATTCGCAGCTCACCGCGAGCACGAACGATGA
- a CDS encoding UbiA prenyltransferase family protein, with protein MSNRSITSQSANTIRGLLRELRPHQWYKQSVLLLGLLFSRNLFSIPAWRSVAGAIVAFTAVAGAVYVINDICDREEDRNHPEKRHRPIASGQLSVPVAGTFAVGLLFGGLLVGYIIDGWVLLVLVGYLGQNVIYSMFLKEVVLVDVLTVGIGFVLRAAAGVVAIGVYLSPWLILCTFLLALVLSVGKRRHELETVSNPDSTRESLGVYTNEELDQLLVVTMAVLLMTYALYTFFHAETPMMFALPFVFYGVFRYHHLTHTTAVAGRPEYLLTDRPMFLTLLVWLLITVGVLYQVPVHIMELL; from the coding sequence ATGTCCAATCGATCGATTACCTCCCAATCGGCAAACACGATACGGGGGTTACTCCGCGAGCTTCGACCCCATCAATGGTACAAGCAGAGCGTTCTGTTGTTGGGATTACTGTTCTCGCGAAACCTGTTTTCGATCCCAGCGTGGCGGAGTGTCGCGGGTGCGATCGTGGCATTCACCGCGGTAGCAGGAGCGGTATATGTGATCAACGACATCTGTGACCGAGAAGAGGACCGCAACCATCCCGAAAAGCGACACCGTCCGATCGCGAGCGGGCAGCTCTCGGTACCGGTCGCAGGGACGTTTGCGGTCGGACTGCTGTTCGGGGGGCTTCTCGTAGGATACATCATCGATGGGTGGGTGTTGCTCGTGCTCGTGGGGTATCTCGGTCAAAACGTGATCTATTCGATGTTCCTCAAAGAGGTGGTGTTAGTGGACGTGCTTACGGTCGGGATCGGATTCGTTCTCCGAGCAGCAGCGGGCGTCGTCGCCATCGGCGTGTATCTCAGTCCGTGGCTGATCCTCTGTACGTTTCTGTTGGCGCTCGTCCTCTCGGTCGGGAAACGTCGTCACGAACTCGAAACCGTTTCGAATCCTGATTCGACCCGGGAGTCACTGGGAGTGTACACGAACGAGGAACTCGATCAGTTGCTGGTCGTGACGATGGCGGTGTTGTTGATGACGTACGCGTTATACACGTTCTTCCACGCCGAAACGCCGATGATGTTCGCGCTGCCGTTCGTCTTTTATGGCGTGTTTCGGTACCATCATCTCACCCACACGACGGCGGTCGCCGGTCGTCCGGAGTATCTACTGACCGATCGCCCGATGTTTCTCACGTTGCTGGTGTGGTTACTCATCACGGTTGGCGTGCTGTATCAGGTGCCGGTTCACATCATGGAGCTGCTCTAA
- a CDS encoding NAD-dependent epimerase/dehydratase family protein, whose protein sequence is METNSETDQSHDPVLVTGGTGFLGLHMCQYFDDNGWDVVAFDRVPFTESDDVSDIEYVEGDVREEDAVRAVIDRVEPDVVVHAAAALPLWDDETIRSVTIDGTRSVLWAAQEAGVDRVVYISSTAVYGVHEEHPITESSPLDGVGPYGNAKVEAEKLCDDFRRRGLCVPILRPKTFIGPQRLGVFQVLFDWVEDEANIPLVGWGHNEYQLLHVHDLVRAIELVATADAERADGTFNVGATEYGTMKSDFQALIDHAGTGKRVVGTPALLTVATLRLLNELNLSPLYPWIYETAHHDSYVSVEKLQNLGWEPAYSNTEALIDTYDWYLDQYEPDGTTDTGVDHRVAWDQGALALVKRAFQAF, encoded by the coding sequence ATGGAAACGAACTCTGAAACGGATCAATCACACGACCCAGTGTTGGTCACTGGCGGAACTGGTTTCCTCGGACTCCACATGTGCCAATACTTTGATGATAATGGGTGGGATGTTGTGGCGTTCGATCGTGTTCCGTTTACCGAGTCGGACGACGTGTCTGATATTGAGTACGTCGAGGGTGACGTTCGAGAGGAGGATGCGGTTCGTGCGGTGATCGACAGGGTTGAACCGGATGTCGTCGTTCACGCGGCGGCGGCCTTGCCGTTGTGGGACGATGAGACGATCCGTTCGGTTACCATCGATGGAACGCGATCGGTGCTGTGGGCGGCCCAAGAGGCGGGAGTCGATCGGGTCGTGTACATCTCCTCGACGGCCGTGTACGGCGTCCACGAGGAACATCCGATCACCGAATCTTCGCCGCTTGACGGCGTCGGTCCGTATGGGAACGCGAAAGTAGAGGCTGAAAAGCTGTGTGATGATTTCCGTCGTCGCGGGCTGTGTGTCCCGATTCTCCGGCCCAAGACGTTCATTGGTCCCCAGCGTCTCGGTGTGTTTCAAGTACTGTTCGATTGGGTTGAGGACGAAGCGAACATCCCGCTGGTGGGGTGGGGGCACAACGAGTATCAGCTGTTGCACGTTCATGACCTCGTTCGAGCCATCGAACTCGTGGCGACCGCCGATGCCGAGCGCGCCGATGGGACGTTCAACGTCGGCGCGACGGAGTACGGCACGATGAAATCGGACTTTCAGGCGCTCATCGACCACGCCGGGACTGGCAAACGCGTGGTTGGGACGCCTGCGTTGCTGACGGTGGCCACACTCAGACTGTTGAACGAACTGAACCTGTCACCGTTGTACCCGTGGATCTACGAGACGGCCCACCACGATTCGTACGTGTCTGTCGAGAAACTCCAAAATCTCGGCTGGGAACCGGCGTATTCGAACACCGAGGCGTTGATTGACACGTACGATTGGTATCTCGACCAGTACGAACCCGATGGCACGACCGACACCGGGGTCGATCACCGCGTCGCGTGGGATCAGGGCGCGCTCGCGCTGGTCAAACGCGCGTTTCAAGCGTTCTGA
- a CDS encoding DUF5791 family protein translates to MIQDVVQDPGSLSPTALKQQYESELRGIIESIGPDTATQRTEIDRERIDAIAAGGDEIPLTEAAAVFSLRDDAPDAETIEIEARDALLMGMTTAVLDVETLESQIDGQIEARAIQQKVEGRTAMTLGEFALLYGTIEARKA, encoded by the coding sequence ATGATTCAGGACGTCGTGCAAGATCCCGGATCGCTATCCCCGACAGCGCTCAAACAGCAGTACGAATCGGAGCTTCGGGGGATCATCGAATCGATCGGACCGGACACGGCAACCCAACGCACGGAGATCGATCGCGAGCGGATCGATGCGATCGCTGCTGGCGGCGATGAGATCCCCTTGACGGAGGCAGCGGCCGTCTTCTCGTTGCGCGATGACGCGCCCGACGCCGAAACCATCGAAATCGAGGCTCGGGATGCGCTCCTCATGGGAATGACGACGGCGGTGTTGGACGTCGAGACGCTCGAAAGCCAGATCGACGGGCAGATTGAGGCACGGGCGATTCAACAGAAGGTCGAGGGCCGAACCGCCATGACGCTCGGAGAGTTCGCGCTTCTTTATGGGACGATTGAGGCGCGTAAGGCATGA
- a CDS encoding NAD-dependent epimerase/dehydratase family protein — MRVAVLGCGYVGLELCRQLQAGYQRDVISLPRQPTDHDVIGVRRSQQGIEAIEATGAQAVQADVTDADALTAVPDVDALVFSASSGGRDADAARSVYVEGLKTVIEHFSAREHPPEQLVYTSSTGVYGDHDGGWVDEATPTEPTTEKTRVLANAERVAREYAAEHGIDGTVVRFAGLYGPDRYRLNRYLDGPVTEGYLNMIHRADAAGIVRFALTEGTPETLLAVDDEPVDKWASSAWLADQCGVEQPPTQTKAERLADEDLSTPAKRRIETSKRCSNDLVRELGYEFAYPTYQEGYQNAIERYRDEN; from the coding sequence ATGAGAGTCGCTGTTCTCGGCTGTGGCTACGTCGGTCTCGAACTGTGCCGCCAGCTGCAAGCTGGCTACCAGAGGGACGTGATCTCTCTTCCTCGTCAGCCGACCGATCACGACGTGATCGGAGTTCGTCGGAGCCAGCAGGGCATCGAAGCGATCGAAGCGACGGGCGCACAGGCAGTTCAGGCCGACGTCACCGATGCTGACGCGCTCACCGCCGTCCCCGACGTGGATGCACTCGTGTTCAGCGCCAGCTCGGGCGGGCGAGACGCGGACGCTGCCCGGTCGGTGTACGTCGAGGGATTGAAAACAGTCATCGAGCACTTCAGCGCGCGCGAGCATCCGCCCGAACAGTTGGTGTACACGTCGAGCACCGGCGTGTACGGCGACCACGACGGCGGGTGGGTGGACGAAGCTACACCGACCGAACCGACGACCGAAAAAACTCGTGTGCTTGCAAATGCCGAACGGGTCGCCCGCGAGTACGCCGCAGAGCACGGGATCGATGGCACTGTCGTCAGGTTCGCCGGGCTGTACGGTCCCGATCGGTACCGCCTCAACCGGTATCTCGACGGTCCGGTCACGGAGGGGTATCTGAACATGATTCATCGAGCGGATGCGGCCGGGATCGTTCGGTTCGCGCTCACCGAGGGGACGCCTGAAACGTTGCTCGCGGTCGACGACGAACCGGTTGACAAATGGGCGTCTTCGGCGTGGCTTGCAGACCAGTGTGGCGTCGAACAGCCCCCCACGCAGACCAAAGCCGAGCGCTTGGCTGATGAGGATCTTTCGACGCCCGCGAAGCGTCGTATCGAAACGAGCAAACGCTGCTCGAACGATCTGGTTCGGGAGCTGGGGTATGAGTTTGCGTATCCAACGTATCAGGAAGGCTATCAGAACGCGATCGAACGGTATCGGGACGAGAACTGA
- a CDS encoding aldo/keto reductase has product MATNTATWAYRDRFPDFARTYFRRLSDCVVSSIGVGTYLGDPTDAADRAYHDAVGRSIENGVNVVDTAINYRHQRSERVVGRAIQNAETDRDSVFVATKGGFIPFDRSRPDDPRAYIRREYLDPDIIDSEELARGIHCIHPSFIDDQLDRSLDNLGVDTIDLYYVHNPETQLETTPREQVYDQLEETFTRLEERALAGHIRHYGVATWECFRVPQGHDSYLSLPEIVERARNASDRAGTDATHFRAVQLPFNVHMADAFTVESHESSEGAKSALRFAHDAGLNVFTSASIGQGNLTRPGAIPDAVAATLNGDSAVQRAINFARSAPGVTSALVGMRTTDHVDENVAAGTFEPMGAQAFDATFE; this is encoded by the coding sequence ATGGCGACGAACACGGCGACGTGGGCCTACCGGGATCGCTTTCCCGACTTCGCCCGCACGTACTTCCGACGGTTGTCAGACTGCGTAGTGTCGAGTATCGGTGTAGGAACGTATCTGGGCGACCCGACCGATGCGGCCGATCGGGCTTACCACGACGCCGTCGGTCGGTCGATCGAGAACGGCGTCAACGTCGTGGACACGGCGATAAACTATCGCCACCAGCGCAGCGAACGGGTGGTCGGCCGGGCGATTCAAAACGCCGAAACCGACCGTGACAGCGTGTTCGTGGCGACGAAAGGCGGGTTCATCCCGTTCGACAGATCCCGGCCCGACGATCCCCGGGCGTACATCCGACGGGAGTATCTCGACCCCGACATCATCGACTCCGAGGAGCTGGCTCGCGGCATCCACTGCATTCACCCCTCGTTCATCGACGACCAGCTCGACCGGTCGCTCGACAATCTCGGCGTCGACACCATCGACTTGTACTACGTCCACAACCCCGAGACACAGCTCGAAACGACGCCCAGAGAACAGGTGTACGACCAACTGGAGGAAACGTTCACTCGGCTCGAAGAGCGTGCACTGGCAGGGCACATCCGCCACTATGGAGTCGCAACGTGGGAGTGCTTTCGCGTTCCACAGGGGCACGACAGCTACCTCTCGCTGCCCGAAATCGTCGAACGCGCCCGGAACGCCTCCGACCGAGCGGGGACCGACGCCACACACTTCCGAGCGGTTCAGCTTCCGTTCAACGTCCACATGGCCGATGCGTTCACCGTCGAATCACACGAATCGAGTGAGGGAGCGAAAAGTGCGCTTCGGTTCGCCCACGACGCCGGGTTGAACGTGTTCACGAGCGCCTCCATCGGACAAGGCAATCTAACCCGACCGGGAGCGATTCCGGACGCCGTGGCCGCCACGCTGAACGGCGACAGCGCTGTACAGCGAGCCATCAACTTCGCGCGGAGCGCCCCCGGCGTGACAAGCGCACTCGTCGGCATGCGCACGACCGACCACGTGGATGAAAACGTCGCTGCCGGGACGTTCGAACCGATGGGTGCACAGGCGTTCGACGCTACGTTCGAATAA
- a CDS encoding MFS transporter: MVFLVNLARVLFSPLLEPLKATFGATDATVGLLATLVWIGSASPRLPVGYLLTRVPRHYVVLAAGTVLTAAGGLSAVASSIEWLMVGAFCLGVSSGTYFIAANPLVTELFPDRVGDMIGIHGMSSQVAAVVAAPFVGGVILFGSWRLAFSLLAVVGGLTTVVLLVIISMTDLPAAGAADRHFVRAARRQWRLILVGVVFVGVTGFVWQGVFNFYVTYLITAKSLSQPAAQGLLTVLFGAGIPAFLITGYLAQRLPNAPLMFAVCGAFVCCLLVLTVVSGYLALFVVSAVLGYVIHCLFPTIDTLLLSSLPDESRASAYAVYSGGMMLVQAPGSSVLGALVDAGYGFDPVFRGFAGVVGLVLSVFVVVYLVGGFPTDRRTESFPVDR, encoded by the coding sequence ATGGTATTTCTAGTCAATCTGGCACGGGTACTGTTCTCGCCGCTACTTGAGCCGTTGAAAGCGACGTTCGGCGCGACGGACGCGACCGTCGGACTGCTCGCAACGCTCGTGTGGATCGGCAGCGCGAGCCCTCGTCTCCCCGTTGGCTATCTCCTCACGCGCGTTCCTCGCCACTACGTGGTGCTTGCAGCCGGGACCGTCCTCACGGCGGCAGGCGGACTCTCCGCAGTTGCGAGTAGTATCGAGTGGCTGATGGTGGGGGCGTTCTGTTTGGGCGTTTCGAGTGGTACGTATTTCATCGCCGCGAACCCGCTGGTAACTGAACTCTTCCCGGATCGCGTCGGGGATATGATCGGCATCCATGGGATGTCGAGCCAAGTCGCAGCAGTCGTCGCGGCACCCTTTGTTGGCGGCGTAATACTTTTCGGATCGTGGCGACTCGCGTTCTCATTGCTCGCCGTCGTGGGCGGACTCACGACGGTCGTCCTCCTCGTGATCATCTCGATGACTGACCTCCCCGCGGCAGGCGCGGCAGATCGCCATTTCGTCCGTGCAGCGCGCCGCCAATGGCGGCTCATCCTCGTCGGCGTCGTGTTCGTCGGTGTGACTGGATTCGTTTGGCAGGGCGTGTTCAACTTCTACGTCACGTATCTGATCACAGCGAAGTCGCTCTCACAGCCGGCGGCACAAGGGCTGTTGACGGTGCTGTTCGGTGCTGGCATCCCCGCGTTTCTGATTACCGGCTATCTCGCCCAACGTCTTCCCAACGCACCGCTCATGTTCGCCGTCTGTGGTGCGTTCGTGTGCTGTCTCCTCGTGCTCACTGTCGTGTCGGGCTACCTCGCGCTGTTCGTCGTGAGTGCGGTGCTCGGCTACGTTATTCACTGCTTGTTCCCAACTATTGACACGCTCTTGCTCTCGTCGCTCCCCGATGAGAGCCGGGCCAGCGCGTATGCGGTTTACAGTGGTGGGATGATGCTGGTTCAGGCCCCTGGGAGCTCCGTGCTCGGCGCGCTCGTCGACGCTGGCTACGGATTCGATCCCGTCTTTCGGGGGTTTGCTGGTGTCGTCGGACTCGTCTTATCAGTGTTCGTAGTGGTGTATCTGGTTGGTGGGTTCCCTACTGATCGTCGAACGGAGTCGTTCCCAGTCGATCGATGA
- a CDS encoding glycosyl transferase family 2, whose protein sequence is MEYVQERITTLHDFTDTVPDAPTDRASVVIPMTGHAHTSHATDRILRTLEDVAPARVVIALRADAPAVASIHDWLAGYDVSTETIWCNGPRVNELLTEAGFSDTGGKGRDVWLALGVASDTEYTVVHDADVETYSHGHVNRLLFPLERDYSFVKGYYARIERNRLYGRLFRLFYAPLIRALSQLSGAPIVSYLDAFRYALAGEMAMTARLARRLRVPPGWGLEVGALGTAFEHAGFEGTAQIDLGVHKHDHRSVDGPHGLGDMSVDVGASLFSVLEADGVTFDYESLREQYQEAADRLIDQYATDAAFNGLDYDSESERDQIDAYLPAVTSPTADARLPAWTDTPIDSAAVRTASQDDIADLVDAGASMSAHRYSNGDVDADRIDLDTDR, encoded by the coding sequence ATGGAGTACGTTCAGGAGCGGATAACGACATTACACGATTTTACCGACACCGTTCCCGACGCGCCGACTGATCGGGCGAGCGTCGTCATCCCGATGACCGGTCACGCTCACACGAGTCACGCTACAGACCGCATCTTACGGACGCTCGAAGACGTGGCTCCTGCTCGTGTCGTGATCGCGTTGCGCGCTGATGCGCCCGCTGTCGCGTCGATTCACGACTGGCTAGCTGGCTATGACGTTTCCACTGAGACGATCTGGTGCAACGGTCCGCGCGTGAACGAACTGCTCACCGAGGCTGGTTTCAGTGACACTGGCGGCAAGGGTCGGGACGTATGGCTCGCGCTCGGGGTCGCAAGCGATACGGAGTACACCGTCGTCCACGACGCGGACGTCGAAACGTACTCACACGGCCACGTCAACCGGCTGTTGTTCCCGCTCGAACGAGACTATTCGTTCGTCAAGGGGTATTACGCGCGTATCGAGCGAAACCGGTTGTACGGACGGCTGTTTCGACTCTTCTATGCGCCGCTCATTCGTGCGCTGTCTCAGCTGTCTGGAGCTCCGATCGTTTCGTATCTCGATGCGTTCCGGTACGCGCTGGCCGGAGAGATGGCGATGACGGCTCGACTTGCGCGTCGGTTGCGGGTGCCTCCCGGTTGGGGATTGGAAGTCGGGGCACTGGGCACCGCGTTCGAGCACGCCGGATTCGAGGGCACTGCCCAGATCGATCTCGGTGTTCACAAACACGACCACCGATCGGTCGATGGTCCACACGGACTGGGCGACATGAGCGTCGATGTCGGTGCGTCGCTGTTTTCGGTGCTGGAAGCCGACGGGGTCACTTTCGACTACGAATCGCTACGGGAGCAGTACCAGGAAGCAGCAGACAGGCTCATCGATCAGTATGCCACAGATGCAGCGTTCAATGGATTGGACTACGACAGTGAGTCAGAACGCGACCAGATCGATGCGTATCTACCAGCAGTGACCTCCCCGACAGCCGACGCTCGTCTACCCGCGTGGACGGACACTCCGATCGACTCAGCGGCGGTCCGAACCGCCTCACAGGACGATATCGCTGATCTCGTCGACGCTGGCGCGAGCATGTCGGCGCATCGTTATAGCAACGGTGATGTTGATGCCGACCGCATCGATCTCGACACCGACAGATGA
- a CDS encoding DUF7109 family protein translates to MTLELSADELAGIVDLFGVLTRNELNDALVELAFKRGEDPPNGALIDSAVTSYHLVECEGGLAVGPTAFPVIPPGATDLPHIMSIEPRSIDREQLAQSVEKRFRGETARAVAGGDDRRIAHFRDVSYDLEAWGAVDLGQVRNRLPEQ, encoded by the coding sequence ATGACGCTCGAACTCTCTGCCGATGAACTCGCTGGAATCGTCGACCTGTTTGGCGTCCTCACACGGAACGAGCTCAACGACGCCCTCGTAGAACTCGCGTTCAAACGCGGCGAGGATCCACCTAATGGGGCGCTCATCGACAGCGCCGTCACGTCCTACCACCTCGTGGAGTGCGAGGGCGGGCTAGCAGTCGGCCCGACGGCCTTTCCGGTGATTCCACCCGGGGCGACCGACCTCCCTCACATCATGTCGATCGAGCCCCGGTCGATCGATCGGGAACAACTGGCTCAATCGGTCGAGAAACGGTTTCGCGGGGAGACGGCGCGCGCCGTTGCTGGCGGTGACGACCGTCGAATCGCCCATTTTCGGGACGTGAGCTACGATCTCGAAGCGTGGGGGGCGGTCGATCTGGGACAGGTCCGGAACCGGCTACCCGAGCAGTGA
- a CDS encoding NUDIX hydrolase yields MDLARVGDHDPIVVCTEEREAAVLVPVIALDGSPELLFTERAAYLSEHPGQMSFPGGGRESYDSSLRETALREAHEEIGLRQTEADVIGQLDCIRTVTRYSVCPHVARIPDRTYLPDEREVAEIVRLSIDALTDYSNYDSERRDHPYYGDIRLHYFRVNGYTVWGATARILVQFLELVTDWERPPEPDRRVDPDAEFPV; encoded by the coding sequence ATGGACTTGGCACGAGTCGGTGACCACGATCCGATCGTGGTGTGTACCGAGGAGCGCGAAGCGGCGGTGCTCGTCCCGGTCATCGCGCTGGATGGGAGTCCGGAGCTGTTGTTCACCGAACGCGCTGCCTATCTCAGCGAGCATCCCGGACAGATGAGTTTTCCCGGCGGTGGGCGGGAATCCTACGACTCATCACTCCGAGAAACGGCCCTCAGAGAGGCCCACGAAGAGATCGGTCTCCGACAGACGGAAGCGGACGTGATCGGTCAGCTCGATTGTATACGAACGGTCACCCGGTACTCGGTGTGCCCTCACGTGGCTCGAATTCCGGATCGGACGTATCTCCCCGACGAGCGCGAAGTGGCCGAGATCGTTCGACTCTCGATCGACGCGCTCACTGACTACTCCAACTACGACTCCGAACGGCGTGATCATCCCTACTATGGAGACATCCGGCTCCATTACTTCCGCGTGAACGGATACACCGTCTGGGGCGCGACTGCCCGAATTCTCGTGCAGTTCCTTGAACTCGTTACCGACTGGGAACGTCCACCCGAACCCGACCGCCGCGTCGATCCTGACGCCGAATTTCCGGTGTGA
- a CDS encoding DNA methyltransferase, protein MDTYLALEYGHREELPDEYVNEVRTPDALVAHFVKAFTDPGDRVIDIFAGYGTTLTVAEHLDRVPFGIEYEADRVAHIQDRISTPTHVRHGSVLDLEPSWFPPCECCFTSPPFMTQTMEENPFENYAGRSTYEEYLADIETAFTRLGSVLAPGGHVVVDVANMKHDGTVTPLAWDIADRVSNVFEFEGEVVVTWEGESPIGRDGRFGYGYDHTYCHVFRNSEP, encoded by the coding sequence ATGGACACGTATCTCGCCCTCGAATACGGCCACCGCGAGGAACTACCGGATGAATACGTGAACGAGGTTCGAACGCCCGACGCCCTCGTGGCCCATTTCGTCAAGGCGTTCACCGATCCCGGCGATCGGGTGATCGACATCTTCGCCGGATACGGGACGACACTCACGGTGGCCGAACATCTCGATCGCGTGCCGTTCGGGATCGAATACGAGGCCGACCGCGTTGCCCACATCCAAGACCGGATCTCGACGCCGACGCACGTCCGACACGGATCAGTCCTCGATCTGGAGCCGTCGTGGTTCCCACCGTGTGAGTGCTGTTTCACCTCGCCGCCGTTCATGACGCAGACGATGGAGGAGAACCCGTTCGAGAACTACGCGGGTCGGAGTACGTACGAAGAGTACCTCGCGGACATCGAAACGGCGTTCACCCGTCTTGGGTCCGTGCTGGCCCCCGGTGGGCACGTCGTCGTCGACGTCGCGAACATGAAACACGACGGAACGGTGACGCCGCTCGCGTGGGACATCGCCGATCGGGTGTCGAACGTCTTCGAGTTCGAGGGTGAGGTCGTCGTCACGTGGGAGGGTGAGAGCCCGATCGGACGGGACGGACGCTTTGGCTACGGCTACGATCACACGTACTGTCACGTGTTCAGGAACTCCGAACCGTAA